In Methanocalculus alkaliphilus, a single window of DNA contains:
- a CDS encoding glycosyltransferase family 4 protein → MKLLICTTEYFPNGAGIANVTYNIVEKLKDLGIECTVCSPTGPDIKLGNDSLIQKTGIVGLLYYWYSVSRYFKNNDYDVVWLQNPFILTDNPFKRCLVTMHSTYYGSSIYGVGNLPFNLYKSVVAHSERYCLTRMHPNTFFTGVGIPVCEELEKIGIARDRITHIPNGVDTRLFHPSPDKISLRNKFKIPENDIILLSVGRLTHQKQPHIVIEVFSRLQKEIGDVTLCIAGKGELLEETKGLAKKKGLHKVLFLGYVDDQDLPDLYACADYYIMASNYEGGMPPLTLAEAMASSLPCIVSDIPQLRIVKMAECGIMVNFEDTAEQFSKIREYISSDNESHSINAREFAKENLDWKSIAEQYHKEFLRMTDLKD, encoded by the coding sequence ATGAAACTGTTAATATGTACGACGGAATACTTTCCCAATGGTGCAGGTATTGCAAATGTTACTTACAATATCGTTGAAAAGCTAAAGGATCTGGGAATTGAGTGTACAGTCTGTTCACCTACAGGGCCGGATATCAAACTTGGAAATGATAGCCTGATCCAGAAGACTGGTATCGTCGGTTTACTATACTATTGGTATAGCGTCTCGCGGTATTTCAAGAACAATGATTACGATGTCGTCTGGCTTCAGAATCCATTTATTCTTACTGATAATCCTTTCAAACGTTGCCTGGTGACGATGCATTCAACTTACTATGGTTCGAGCATATATGGCGTTGGGAATCTACCTTTTAACCTATATAAGTCAGTGGTGGCCCACAGCGAGCGCTATTGCCTTACCCGCATGCATCCCAACACTTTTTTCACCGGGGTGGGCATACCTGTCTGTGAGGAGCTAGAGAAAATCGGGATTGCAAGAGATCGGATAACCCATATCCCTAATGGAGTTGACACCAGACTTTTTCATCCATCGCCAGATAAAATATCGCTACGGAATAAGTTCAAGATCCCGGAGAATGATATCATTCTCCTGAGTGTTGGCCGGTTGACTCACCAAAAGCAACCTCATATTGTGATCGAGGTTTTCTCGCGCCTCCAAAAGGAAATAGGCGACGTAACCCTCTGTATTGCAGGTAAAGGCGAGTTATTGGAAGAGACAAAAGGTCTTGCAAAGAAAAAAGGATTGCACAAGGTTCTTTTCTTGGGATATGTGGACGATCAGGATCTCCCTGACCTATATGCCTGCGCTGACTACTATATCATGGCCTCAAATTACGAAGGGGGTATGCCCCCTTTGACTCTTGCAGAGGCTATGGCATCAAGTTTGCCTTGCATTGTATCTGATATACCGCAATTAAGAATAGTTAAGATGGCTGAATGTGGGATAATGGTTAATTTTGAGGACACAGCGGAACAATTTTCGAAAATAAGAGAATATATATCTAGCGATAATGAATCCCATTCAATTAATGCTAGAGAATTCGCAAAAGAAAATTTAGATTGGAAGAGCATAGCAGAGCAATATCACAAGGAATTTTTACGAATGACTGATCTCAAAGACTAG
- a CDS encoding glycosyltransferase family 4 protein produces the protein MVGSAIRESQLSDDRYLNIIKILAHFCLSLADKIIIYSPNLIKEWSLEPYRHKIIIAHRHFLDFTTFTVTTPYTDRPPLIGYIGRLSGEKGVQHFAQALPAILNDSNSDGGHPHNQDLRAFIGGDGQLKESIENSLQEEGITDRVDLPGWISHDNLPKYLNQLRLLVLPSYTEGLPNIMLEAMACGIPVLATPVGAIPDVIIDGKTGFIMENNSPECIAENVKRALACPELEKIAEAGRRYVEEEYQLEKVVNNWKNILKIIINN, from the coding sequence ATGGTAGGATCCGCTATTCGTGAGTCTCAATTATCTGATGATAGATATTTAAATATTATAAAGATACTGGCACATTTTTGTTTATCTCTTGCCGATAAAATCATCATTTACTCTCCAAATTTAATTAAAGAATGGAGCCTCGAACCCTACCGCCACAAAATCATTATCGCCCACCGCCACTTCCTCGACTTCACCACCTTCACCGTCACCACCCCCTACACCGACCGCCCCCCCCTTATAGGCTACATCGGCCGCCTGAGCGGGGAGAAAGGCGTCCAGCACTTCGCCCAAGCCCTCCCCGCCATCCTCAACGACAGCAACAGTGATGGCGGCCATCCACATAACCAAGACCTCCGCGCCTTCATCGGCGGGGATGGGCAACTGAAGGAGTCGATCGAAAACTCCCTGCAAGAAGAGGGCATTACAGACCGTGTCGACCTTCCAGGCTGGATCTCCCACGACAACCTTCCCAAGTACTTGAACCAACTCCGGCTCCTCGTCCTCCCCTCCTACACCGAGGGGCTCCCCAACATCATGCTTGAAGCGATGGCCTGCGGCATTCCGGTGCTGGCGACGCCGGTCGGGGCGATACCGGATGTTATAATAGATGGGAAGACCGGATTTATAATGGAGAATAATTCCCCCGAGTGCATCGCGGAGAATGTGAAGAGGGCGCTTGCGTGTCCGGAGCTGGAGAAGATTGCTGAGGCGGGGAGAAGGTATGTGGAGGAGGAGTATCAGTTAGAGAAGGTTGTGAATAATTGGAAAAATATATTAAAAATTATTATTAATAATTAA
- a CDS encoding DUF2206 domain-containing protein encodes MALINPKYQQAYLLTTILVISSTYIFFDVPYLSFIFGFLFILVLPGLIILPILNIQNINIFEKFFLIVGISVSFSYIYGFLINHSLPLMGFQEPLSTKCIWVTFTTAYIILIIIGVKNNYYKFSSCLIPRFKSMDKILLSFLILIPAAIFFSVHRLSVTGSNTLIIGALLTIPVYLLILTLYKDTINDSIFPLSLFVISFSLLSMVMLRFPYIFGSDVQREYGLHFLTVYENAQWTFLGGNLGLSLSISLLPTIIFSICAIQQTELLFKFIYVFICSLSPLVIYYSIKQYLGSFLSLFASFFFTSQYYTIISSAAPRTNLAIFFCALIIYIATNKNIDHTGKNFFYVVFIISIVLTHYTTAYIFLAIFSIWILYAHFLYQRTDTYDKVSLGLIAFYIIFLLSWTFLLFRGGVFITLVEVVSESFHQYLFSANAHDTLDLRGKEMLFSPTFRVAFLSAIHWLTVWACLLSIGIGTLVSMLFLFIRTPGKLDSLVKNKPLSPFPTIRGEYIICAFFCITILGSIVFVPQINAVYGYVRLFPLTLIFTSPFLILGVLYTFRILSFIIDKPNRFNYKCVATTCLLLMIISYYLFSFGIPYQIVGTSDNVFTSNESTEYLQTKISENEKYAALWLKENFNENTNIIRPVSRQTKELWSIGRFPLSTIRRQDHDYFYVYFGNYEILNDLDAIFLNINNQRELSKVFTNKKVYIYYGNNIIYPTFGSKTENTQN; translated from the coding sequence TTGGCTTTAATAAACCCTAAATATCAGCAGGCATATCTCTTAACCACAATTTTGGTTATTTCATCAACATATATTTTTTTCGATGTACCTTATTTATCATTTATATTCGGTTTTCTTTTCATACTTGTTTTGCCAGGACTCATAATACTACCAATTTTAAACATACAAAATATTAATATTTTTGAAAAATTTTTCTTAATCGTTGGAATTAGCGTCAGTTTTAGTTATATATATGGATTCTTAATCAACCATAGTTTACCCTTAATGGGATTTCAAGAGCCTCTCAGTACGAAATGCATTTGGGTTACCTTCACTACAGCATATATAATTTTGATAATAATAGGAGTTAAAAATAATTATTATAAATTTTCTTCATGCCTTATTCCACGATTCAAATCGATGGATAAAATTCTTCTTTCTTTTTTAATTTTAATCCCTGCGGCAATTTTTTTTTCAGTTCATAGGTTAAGCGTAACGGGGAGTAATACATTAATAATTGGAGCTTTGTTAACAATCCCGGTTTATTTATTGATTCTAACCTTGTATAAGGATACGATCAACGATAGCATCTTTCCACTATCGCTATTTGTCATCTCCTTCTCATTATTATCAATGGTCATGCTTCGTTTCCCATATATTTTCGGTTCAGATGTTCAGAGGGAATATGGATTACACTTCTTGACCGTTTATGAAAATGCCCAATGGACCTTTTTAGGCGGAAACCTAGGACTGTCTTTAAGTATTTCGTTACTTCCAACGATAATTTTTTCTATATGCGCTATACAGCAGACAGAATTACTTTTCAAATTTATTTATGTTTTTATTTGCTCCCTTTCACCTTTAGTTATCTATTATTCGATTAAACAATATCTTGGATCTTTTTTATCCCTTTTTGCATCCTTTTTTTTTACATCACAATACTATACAATAATATCTTCTGCAGCACCCAGAACAAACCTTGCCATCTTTTTTTGTGCATTGATTATATATATAGCAACTAATAAAAATATTGATCACACTGGAAAAAATTTTTTTTACGTTGTTTTTATCATATCGATAGTCCTAACTCATTACACCACCGCTTATATATTTCTCGCAATTTTTTCAATCTGGATATTATATGCACACTTTTTATATCAAAGAACCGACACATATGATAAAGTGAGTTTAGGGCTTATTGCTTTTTATATCATTTTTCTCCTGTCATGGACATTCCTTCTCTTCCGAGGAGGTGTTTTCATAACATTGGTGGAGGTTGTATCTGAATCATTTCATCAATACCTATTTAGTGCTAACGCTCATGATACACTAGATTTACGTGGAAAAGAGATGCTTTTTTCACCCACATTCAGGGTAGCCTTTTTGAGTGCAATTCATTGGTTAACTGTATGGGCATGTTTACTATCCATAGGTATTGGAACCCTTGTGAGCATGTTATTTTTATTCATACGGACACCTGGAAAATTGGATTCTTTAGTCAAAAACAAACCTTTAAGTCCTTTTCCAACAATCAGAGGGGAGTACATAATATGTGCGTTTTTCTGTATTACAATATTAGGCTCAATTGTATTTGTCCCTCAAATTAATGCCGTTTATGGGTACGTAAGGTTATTTCCCCTTACTCTTATTTTTACATCACCCTTCCTAATTCTAGGAGTATTGTATACATTCAGAATACTATCATTCATCATTGACAAACCTAATAGGTTTAATTATAAATGTGTTGCAACAACTTGTCTATTGCTGATGATTATAAGTTACTATCTGTTCTCTTTTGGTATACCATATCAAATTGTTGGAACAAGTGATAATGTCTTCACTAGTAATGAATCTACTGAGTATTTACAAACAAAAATTTCTGAAAATGAAAAATACGCTGCTTTATGGTTAAAAGAAAATTTTAATGAAAATACAAATATTATAAGACCAGTTTCGAGGCAGACAAAGGAACTATGGAGTATAGGAAGGTTTCCTTTGTCAACAATACGCAGACAAGATCATGATTATTTCTATGTGTATTTTGGAAATTATGAAATATTGAATGATTTAGATGCAATATTTTTAAATATTAATAATCAGAGAGAGCTCAGTAAAGTGTTTACAAATAAAAAAGTCTACATATATTATGGAAATAATATAATATATCCCACCTTCGGCAGTAAAACCGAAAACACTCAAAATTAA